From the genome of Devriesea agamarum, one region includes:
- a CDS encoding PTS sugar transporter subunit IIC gives MTILLGTALLLVVLALFTLFNYKAPYGTKAMGALAAAACASFLVEAFHSSFFGKVLGISSLGEIGLFHGNGGGVAAAALVALALGVSPIYAVMMGLACTGIGILPGFVAGYSLAFVVKWMERKIPPGVDLIVILLTIPPLTHAVGSLMRPVVEATLGQIGKILVEAANSNPVLMGIVLGGVITVVATAPLSSMALTAMMGLQGAPMAIGALSVFGSSFMNFILFLRMKFGGRRETISVAVEPLTQADLISANPIPVYATNFLGGALSGVAIALMGLVNDASGTATPIAGFAVMFAYNDASKVLITAGLCILLSSLTGLAGSIVFRRFPIITKEQLMARAERISARVPSDHGVAGVAVAGASGTEGVGGADAAGTNIAHTLESDLVLASAGTCECGAKTSSQSARE, from the coding sequence ATGACAATTCTTCTCGGCACTGCTCTGCTGCTCGTAGTGCTCGCACTGTTCACCCTATTTAATTACAAGGCGCCTTATGGGACGAAAGCCATGGGTGCGCTTGCCGCAGCCGCCTGTGCAAGTTTTCTGGTTGAAGCCTTTCACTCCTCATTTTTCGGGAAGGTGCTCGGTATTAGCAGTCTTGGGGAGATTGGGCTTTTTCACGGCAATGGCGGCGGAGTTGCGGCGGCAGCTTTAGTGGCTCTTGCGCTGGGAGTATCGCCTATTTATGCGGTCATGATGGGTTTGGCGTGTACGGGGATCGGCATTCTTCCCGGATTTGTCGCCGGTTACAGCCTGGCATTCGTGGTGAAATGGATGGAGCGAAAAATTCCACCTGGTGTTGATTTAATTGTTATTTTGCTGACCATTCCGCCGCTCACCCACGCTGTTGGTAGTTTGATGCGTCCGGTCGTGGAAGCCACGCTCGGGCAGATCGGAAAGATTCTGGTAGAAGCGGCCAACAGCAACCCGGTTCTGATGGGGATCGTGCTGGGTGGGGTCATCACCGTCGTGGCAACGGCCCCGCTGTCCTCCATGGCGCTGACCGCCATGATGGGTCTTCAGGGAGCCCCCATGGCAATCGGCGCTCTCTCTGTGTTCGGATCCTCATTTATGAACTTTATTCTGTTCCTGCGCATGAAGTTTGGTGGACGGCGCGAAACCATTTCGGTGGCCGTGGAGCCGCTCACCCAAGCCGATCTCATCTCGGCGAACCCGATCCCGGTCTATGCCACGAACTTCCTCGGCGGGGCGCTATCCGGGGTGGCGATTGCCCTCATGGGGCTGGTCAACGACGCCTCGGGAACCGCAACCCCAATCGCCGGTTTTGCGGTGATGTTTGCCTATAACGACGCCTCTAAGGTGCTGATCACTGCGGGCCTGTGCATTTTACTTTCCAGCCTCACGGGTCTCGCAGGGTCCATCGTGTTCCGGCGCTTCCCGATCATCACGAAAGAACAACTTATGGCTCGGGCCGAGCGGATCTCAGCGCGTGTTCCATCTGATCACGGGGTCGCGGGTGTGGCTGTCGCAGGTGCCTCTGGTACCGAAGGGGTAGGCGGCGCAGATGCTGCGGGTACGAACATCGCCCACACCCTTGAATCAGATCTGGTGCTGGCCTCAGCGGGTACCTGCGAGTGCGGAGCGAAGACTAGCTCTCAATCCGCGCGCGAGTAG
- a CDS encoding ketopantoate reductase family protein: protein MRFAIIGAGTIGMTYGYLLSQFYQVTFVVRPSRMPFYRDEFWLHLLDLRVRRRVSARFTPRVCSSLEDLEADVVLVMVDGDHLCEVLPSLVSLPPDLPILFMLNRWTLIEDVENYLSQERFFLGFPSQVGGTRHDHELRATVFKTGTILEKGDQQRRPLLESIRTAFARAGLNVSRQSAMHTWLKVHCLQQSLTAAPLIEAGSLDALIANRLLMQSMVLAFREGLKVCQAVGEDPRWVWPAPLFQLPARTVTFVMRRMFADPVVKTMILAHAEHGLSEWVSGFRSIHSSAKAHRLKTPMLDHYEEVLRRCRL from the coding sequence ATGAGATTTGCGATTATTGGGGCTGGCACTATTGGGATGACTTATGGATACCTTTTATCCCAGTTTTATCAGGTGACTTTTGTCGTCCGACCGTCTCGGATGCCTTTCTATCGTGATGAATTTTGGTTACACCTTCTTGATCTTCGTGTCCGCCGGCGGGTGAGCGCAAGGTTTACCCCACGTGTCTGTTCCTCTCTCGAGGATCTCGAAGCCGATGTCGTCCTTGTGATGGTCGATGGTGATCACCTCTGTGAGGTGCTGCCCAGTCTCGTAAGCCTTCCCCCTGATCTTCCCATTCTCTTCATGCTGAACCGGTGGACCCTAATCGAGGACGTCGAGAACTATTTGTCGCAAGAACGATTCTTTCTCGGATTCCCCTCTCAAGTTGGCGGAACGCGGCACGACCACGAGCTCAGGGCCACTGTTTTCAAAACCGGAACAATTCTCGAAAAAGGTGACCAGCAGCGCCGACCACTGCTTGAGTCGATCCGTACCGCCTTCGCCCGTGCGGGACTCAACGTATCCAGGCAGAGCGCAATGCATACCTGGTTGAAGGTGCATTGTTTGCAACAGTCTTTAACGGCTGCACCGCTTATCGAGGCGGGGAGTTTGGATGCGCTTATTGCCAACCGGCTACTGATGCAGAGTATGGTTCTCGCATTCCGTGAGGGGCTTAAGGTGTGTCAAGCTGTCGGAGAAGATCCGAGGTGGGTCTGGCCTGCACCGTTGTTTCAGCTTCCCGCCAGAACCGTAACGTTCGTGATGCGGCGCATGTTTGCTGATCCTGTTGTGAAAACGATGATTTTGGCCCATGCAGAACACGGGCTCTCCGAGTGGGTCTCGGGTTTCCGAAGTATCCATTCGTCGGCTAAAGCGCATCGGCTTAAGACACCCATGCTCGACCACTATGAGGAAGTGCTTCGACGGTGTCGGTTGTGA
- a CDS encoding glycosyltransferase, whose product MSGAPSNSPTPHEHGEFSACPLRLAYISLHTSPLAAPGRADAGGMNVVELQQALALARRGHQVDLITRRSDQDSPDVTDVAPGVRLIQIEAGPPAPLAKSDMEQCIQPFRERLASLIESGPHRYDLVHSHHWFSGVAALPVTRATGIAHVQSFHSVAAPERAVSLAAGEPSESPGRIPGEREAATASDLVVAVSDAEAATIRARYGVSARRLAVVRPGVDTDMFHPSPSTSGCAAAIADPGTSAASTDGAITEDAPVDAPSRRPYVLFAARLQPLKAPDLALDLLSRLDPATRPKLVLAGAASDDFADYDHELHRMVRERGLEADVEFVGACSRERLAELMRGACLFLLTSWSETFGLVALEAQASGVPVIAWQGAGGVVEAVEAGGLVMACRDADVWAEAIESLLGDRPRWLSLSRRAREFALGRTWGHVAHQLEALYTEVVR is encoded by the coding sequence GTGAGCGGCGCCCCGTCGAACTCGCCCACCCCGCATGAGCATGGCGAATTCTCCGCGTGCCCGTTGCGACTGGCCTACATCTCTTTGCATACCTCACCCTTAGCTGCTCCCGGTCGAGCCGACGCGGGTGGCATGAATGTGGTCGAGCTTCAGCAGGCGCTGGCTCTCGCCCGCCGCGGCCACCAGGTTGACTTGATCACGAGGCGTTCGGATCAAGACTCCCCCGATGTCACCGATGTGGCGCCTGGGGTCCGGTTGATCCAGATCGAGGCGGGACCACCGGCACCGCTGGCTAAAAGTGACATGGAGCAGTGCATCCAGCCGTTCCGTGAGCGCCTCGCGAGCCTGATTGAGTCGGGTCCGCATCGCTACGACCTCGTGCACTCGCATCATTGGTTCAGCGGGGTCGCGGCGTTACCGGTCACTCGTGCAACCGGTATTGCCCATGTGCAGTCTTTCCATTCGGTCGCAGCTCCGGAACGTGCGGTCAGTTTGGCCGCGGGTGAACCGTCTGAGTCTCCTGGCCGAATCCCCGGGGAACGCGAAGCGGCCACGGCATCCGATCTGGTGGTGGCGGTCTCCGACGCAGAAGCCGCCACCATACGCGCCCGCTACGGGGTGTCGGCACGTCGCCTTGCCGTGGTCCGTCCGGGGGTTGATACGGACATGTTTCACCCCTCACCGTCCACATCAGGATGCGCCGCAGCGATTGCGGATCCGGGCACGTCGGCCGCATCAACCGACGGTGCCATCACCGAGGATGCTCCCGTTGATGCTCCGTCTCGCCGCCCATATGTGCTGTTCGCAGCGCGTTTGCAACCGCTTAAAGCCCCCGACCTAGCCCTTGACCTGTTATCCCGGCTCGATCCCGCCACGAGACCTAAGCTGGTCTTGGCCGGGGCTGCTTCCGACGATTTCGCCGACTACGATCATGAACTTCACCGTATGGTGCGAGAGCGGGGCCTAGAGGCAGACGTCGAGTTCGTCGGCGCGTGTTCTCGGGAACGGCTCGCCGAGTTGATGCGGGGCGCCTGCCTGTTCTTGTTGACCTCGTGGTCGGAGACGTTCGGCCTCGTCGCACTGGAAGCACAGGCCAGCGGAGTCCCGGTCATCGCCTGGCAAGGCGCGGGCGGGGTTGTGGAAGCCGTGGAGGCGGGCGGACTGGTCATGGCCTGCCGCGACGCGGATGTGTGGGCCGAAGCTATCGAGTCGTTGTTGGGCGACAGACCGCGCTGGCTGTCCCTGTCACGGCGGGCACGCGAGTTCGCCCTGGGCCGTACCTGGGGACACGTTGCGCACCAGCTGGAAGCGCTGTACACCGAGGTGGTCAGGTGA
- a CDS encoding DUF4184 family protein has protein sequence MPLTFAHPLAVIPLRRTAFPLSALVIGAMIPDIALFVPGLVRYPYTHSLPGLVTADLLLGTILWVLWEAVVRTPVTDASPLILRERLPQQRPGLVGWLLAPLAVLIGAATHIAWDQITHANSWLASQVHVLKHMLGPLSLAQWLQNLSTFTGLVGLGLIITVALHRAQAVPSPRLKPGLAPMMWVLPILCALIAVIAVFLGTAPARGMRVLGLYLVTRPTSLFAVGLGVAAVIWWIVPAGWAGKTSENHPEDRSAELAPQPPLQSVVSGS, from the coding sequence ATGCCCTTGACGTTCGCCCACCCGCTCGCGGTTATTCCCCTGCGCCGCACCGCATTTCCGCTGTCCGCGCTCGTGATCGGGGCCATGATCCCGGACATCGCCTTATTCGTGCCGGGTCTGGTTCGTTATCCGTACACGCATTCGCTGCCGGGGTTAGTCACCGCGGACCTTCTGCTCGGCACCATCCTGTGGGTGCTGTGGGAAGCCGTGGTGCGCACGCCGGTGACAGATGCGAGCCCGCTCATTCTGCGTGAGCGCCTTCCTCAGCAGCGGCCAGGCCTGGTGGGGTGGCTTCTAGCGCCACTCGCGGTGCTTATCGGAGCGGCCACGCACATCGCATGGGATCAAATCACGCATGCCAACAGCTGGTTAGCGTCTCAGGTGCACGTGCTCAAACATATGCTCGGGCCGCTGTCTCTCGCTCAGTGGCTGCAAAACCTCAGCACTTTTACAGGTTTAGTCGGACTCGGATTGATCATCACGGTGGCGCTGCATCGAGCGCAGGCCGTTCCATCCCCTCGGCTCAAACCCGGTCTCGCTCCTATGATGTGGGTGCTACCGATCCTGTGTGCTCTGATCGCGGTGATTGCCGTGTTCCTGGGTACTGCGCCCGCCCGCGGTATGCGCGTCCTCGGCCTGTATCTGGTGACCCGTCCCACCTCACTTTTTGCTGTTGGTCTCGGTGTCGCAGCTGTGATTTGGTGGATTGTTCCTGCAGGTTGGGCAGGAAAAACGTCCGAAAATCATCCTGAGGATCGGTCTGCGGAACTCGCCCCGCAGCCACCGTTACAGTCCGTGGTCAGTGGGAGCTAA
- a CDS encoding GNAT family N-acetyltransferase has protein sequence MHCVVTDRLVLRPFNSKDVEFIYELHQNPDLIRFIPSALTPDLETAARTLNRFRKCHGDSGQGFWCVTLAAQSGSSSTPQAGQPIGLIMLKHIPPSATHQDPNRPTEFEIGWRQHADHTGNGYITEAARAVLREAFDTGLTHVVAVTDPENIASQAVCRRLGMTDLGYTDAYYDHPNVRLFRINREPDHTPNYCV, from the coding sequence ATGCATTGCGTCGTCACTGATCGACTAGTTTTGCGCCCCTTTAACTCTAAGGATGTGGAGTTCATCTATGAGCTCCATCAAAATCCTGACCTCATCCGCTTTATTCCCTCCGCCCTCACGCCCGACTTGGAGACGGCAGCGCGCACCCTCAACAGATTTCGGAAGTGTCACGGGGACAGCGGGCAGGGCTTTTGGTGCGTCACCCTCGCCGCGCAGTCGGGCTCGTCCAGCACGCCGCAAGCGGGTCAGCCGATTGGCCTCATCATGCTCAAACACATTCCCCCATCAGCAACCCACCAGGATCCAAACCGTCCCACCGAGTTTGAAATTGGCTGGCGGCAGCACGCCGACCACACCGGGAACGGCTATATCACCGAAGCTGCCCGCGCCGTTCTTCGGGAGGCGTTTGATACGGGGCTGACACACGTCGTGGCGGTCACAGATCCTGAGAACATCGCCTCGCAGGCAGTCTGCCGACGATTGGGTATGACCGATCTGGGATACACCGACGCCTACTATGACCATCCGAACGTACGGCTATTCCGCATCAATCGAGAGCCGGATCACACCCCAAATTATTGCGTCTGA
- a CDS encoding GNAT family N-acetyltransferase: MAQIRPAVAEDIPDIRALEVAAGQRFRQVGLERVADDDPPEVEVLACLIAHGQLWVAQSCNGFRIDGWACGEDIDGHGHVEQVSVHPDAAGKGLGRRLVSAVESWARAQGSHWITLTTYRDIPWNGPWYERLGYRLFPEAQWGPHLKAVREQEIAHGLDLAPRIAMIKDL; this comes from the coding sequence ATGGCGCAGATTAGACCCGCTGTGGCTGAAGATATCCCTGATATTCGGGCGCTCGAAGTTGCAGCCGGTCAACGGTTTCGGCAGGTTGGGCTAGAACGGGTGGCCGATGACGATCCCCCAGAAGTTGAGGTGCTTGCCTGTCTCATTGCGCATGGCCAGCTGTGGGTCGCTCAATCCTGCAATGGGTTCCGAATCGACGGTTGGGCCTGCGGTGAGGATATCGATGGGCATGGTCATGTGGAACAGGTCTCCGTGCATCCCGACGCTGCGGGGAAGGGTTTGGGCAGGCGGCTGGTAAGTGCTGTTGAAAGCTGGGCGCGAGCACAAGGATCGCATTGGATTACTCTCACTACCTACCGTGATATTCCATGGAACGGGCCCTGGTATGAGCGTCTGGGGTATCGGCTGTTCCCGGAAGCCCAATGGGGTCCGCACCTGAAAGCTGTGAGAGAGCAGGAAATTGCTCATGGCCTCGACCTGGCGCCGCGAATCGCCATGATTAAGGATCTGTGA
- a CDS encoding ABC transporter ATP-binding protein, whose product MKSASSRPSGRPQTAPLVQADGVEVTRDKTVLLPPTDLTLKAGDSLALTGVNGSGKTTLLRVITGLTKPSSGTIQIGGRAPNDRDPEFRKTVAGLVGPPPIARDLTILEHLIMIGTTWGHTIPEAREAAREVLDLLEIRDLEHRFPHELSSGQSQLTTLALVLSRPSDLLVLDEPEQRLDPGRLETVGQVLRARVEAGTALLIATHSVSLRDAVANSVHDLSRNAQ is encoded by the coding sequence ATGAAATCCGCATCGTCTCGTCCATCAGGGCGCCCTCAGACCGCCCCTCTCGTCCAGGCCGACGGCGTCGAGGTCACCCGAGACAAGACGGTATTGCTGCCACCCACCGATCTCACTCTCAAGGCGGGCGATTCCCTAGCGCTGACCGGCGTCAACGGTTCCGGAAAAACCACCCTGTTACGGGTCATCACAGGGTTAACTAAACCTTCCAGCGGCACGATTCAGATTGGTGGACGGGCACCTAATGATCGCGACCCGGAGTTTCGTAAAACAGTTGCGGGTCTGGTCGGCCCTCCTCCGATCGCACGGGATCTGACCATCCTCGAACACCTCATCATGATCGGAACTACCTGGGGACACACCATCCCAGAGGCCCGTGAAGCTGCGCGAGAGGTGCTGGACCTGCTTGAGATCAGAGACCTCGAACACCGCTTCCCCCATGAACTATCGTCAGGACAATCCCAGCTGACGACTCTCGCTTTGGTGCTGTCGCGGCCCTCCGATCTGCTGGTTTTGGATGAGCCCGAGCAGCGACTGGATCCAGGACGCCTTGAGACCGTAGGGCAGGTTCTGCGGGCTCGCGTGGAGGCTGGAACCGCACTGCTGATTGCAACCCACTCGGTGTCCTTGCGCGACGCCGTGGCCAACAGCGTGCACGACTTAAGCCGGAATGCCCAATGA
- a CDS encoding S9 family peptidase, producing MSATTMTAELVSQLFHLESWTVVDVDTEGRILAGNDATGSLQLVEIAPDGTQRRITDLPSRCTGRYVPGRRQVIVQHDAGGNEKMQLSILDLDDSQEIPALRPLIHNPSAINVLTDVTDTELVYQTTRRNGVDMDLVVRRHDDGSERVMYDGGGYIDHSLLNHSGTALAFSRLSQQPASTVIAMTGSDGGVAHHAGYDLTDPEEHSYHQIIGFSPDDRRLVISSNRDRDMSCLVEIDLATGTWTTLVSDDKHDLSGYVSPDGSTLLVGTMVDGALHLSLHEPDGTWRADVDMPEGNGSPIWSPDGRDLVISWSTPNRPASIYRVDVHTGHSTLVIAPELGVLEDALRSCQVDLIPTDDGEHIPTFIYEPTEPSGASVIHIHGGPESAATRIFNPTIQALVLSGFTVVVPNVRGSATYGKRWVSLDDGPLRLDSVGDLRAIHRWLPSQGLQVDRAALWGGSYGGYMVLAGVSMQPELWAAGVDIVGMSSLVTFLENTSDYRRVYREREYGYLATDRAMLEKASPITYLDDIVAPLFVIHGANDPRVPLSEAEQIHAALSAKGIPCELRVYHDEGHGLAKRSNRLDAYPAAIEFLRTRLGLDSQ from the coding sequence ATGTCCGCCACGACCATGACCGCGGAGCTTGTGAGCCAGCTGTTCCACCTTGAATCATGGACGGTTGTCGATGTCGATACCGAGGGTCGGATCCTCGCGGGTAACGACGCGACGGGGAGTCTGCAATTGGTGGAGATTGCCCCGGACGGAACCCAGCGACGGATCACCGATCTGCCCTCCCGCTGCACTGGACGGTATGTGCCGGGGCGTCGCCAAGTCATTGTCCAACACGATGCAGGCGGGAACGAAAAAATGCAGCTGTCGATTCTCGACCTCGACGACTCTCAGGAGATCCCAGCTCTACGCCCGCTTATACACAATCCGTCGGCGATCAATGTGCTCACGGATGTTACCGACACCGAGCTGGTGTACCAGACCACGCGACGCAACGGCGTTGACATGGACCTAGTGGTCCGCCGCCACGACGACGGCAGTGAACGGGTGATGTATGACGGCGGCGGCTATATCGACCACAGTCTGCTGAACCACTCCGGTACTGCCCTTGCATTTTCTCGCTTGTCGCAGCAACCCGCCAGCACCGTCATCGCCATGACCGGTAGTGATGGTGGCGTAGCCCACCACGCCGGGTATGACCTCACCGACCCCGAGGAACACTCCTACCATCAGATCATCGGCTTCAGTCCGGATGATCGTCGCCTTGTGATCTCCTCGAACCGGGACCGGGACATGAGCTGCCTGGTTGAGATTGACCTCGCGACAGGCACTTGGACCACCCTTGTATCCGACGACAAACACGACCTCAGTGGATATGTGTCGCCGGACGGTTCCACCCTGCTTGTGGGAACAATGGTGGATGGGGCGCTGCATCTGAGTTTGCATGAGCCCGACGGCACCTGGCGCGCCGACGTAGATATGCCCGAGGGGAACGGCAGTCCAATCTGGTCACCTGACGGTCGTGACCTGGTCATATCGTGGTCCACACCGAACCGGCCAGCATCGATCTACCGGGTGGATGTCCATACCGGCCACTCCACGCTGGTAATAGCTCCAGAACTCGGGGTACTGGAAGATGCTCTGCGCTCCTGCCAGGTTGACCTGATTCCGACCGATGACGGCGAACATATCCCCACCTTCATTTATGAACCTACCGAACCTAGCGGCGCGAGCGTGATCCACATTCACGGCGGCCCGGAAAGCGCAGCCACACGGATTTTTAACCCGACGATCCAGGCCTTGGTCCTCAGCGGATTCACCGTCGTCGTCCCAAATGTTCGGGGGTCAGCTACGTATGGCAAGCGTTGGGTCAGTTTGGACGACGGCCCGCTTCGGTTGGATTCAGTGGGGGATCTGCGTGCGATTCACCGGTGGCTGCCCTCCCAGGGACTCCAGGTCGACCGCGCAGCCCTATGGGGCGGATCGTATGGCGGCTACATGGTGTTGGCCGGGGTATCAATGCAGCCTGAGCTGTGGGCAGCCGGTGTGGATATTGTCGGGATGAGTTCGCTGGTGACGTTCTTGGAGAACACCTCGGACTACCGACGGGTCTATCGCGAGCGCGAGTACGGTTACCTCGCGACTGATCGCGCCATGCTCGAAAAGGCATCTCCGATTACCTATCTGGATGACATCGTGGCGCCGCTGTTCGTGATTCACGGCGCCAATGACCCCAGAGTTCCTCTGAGTGAGGCCGAGCAGATCCACGCGGCGTTGAGTGCAAAAGGCATTCCGTGTGAATTGCGGGTGTATCACGATGAGGGACATGGCCTGGCTAAGCGCTCTAACCGTTTGGATGCGTACCCCGCCGCCATTGAATTCCTTCGTACACGTTTGGGCTTGGATTCGCAGTGA
- a CDS encoding PIG-L family deacetylase: MNISPSTSADMSDPLHILRSARRVMFAHAHPDDETLATGALIRELTSLGVQCTVLTATRGEQGEVVPGAIAESDQRTLEEVRAGEISCALHALGVDDHLMLGTPPAWATDHSRPDTAPEQAFHKQRGRRYRDSGMRWIRPGVAGPSASAPADAFTVLPLEQAICDLVAALHDRCPDALVSYDDAGTYGHPDHVRMHQVARAAADRARIPFIEVASEENVVTGLDAAPVAPPQEASFDWYDFPATLDAVAAALSCYRTQLTVRDTFLISPGVVRVQHVGQQVQDVWCRAGLRIAR, encoded by the coding sequence GTGAATATCTCTCCGAGCACATCCGCAGACATGTCTGATCCGTTGCACATACTCCGTAGTGCCAGACGCGTCATGTTCGCCCACGCCCACCCCGACGACGAAACTCTCGCGACTGGCGCTCTCATACGCGAGCTCACCAGCCTCGGTGTTCAATGCACGGTTCTTACCGCCACCAGGGGAGAACAGGGTGAAGTTGTCCCCGGCGCTATCGCTGAGAGTGACCAGCGCACCCTAGAAGAGGTGCGGGCAGGGGAAATCTCCTGTGCTCTTCATGCATTGGGGGTGGATGATCACCTCATGTTGGGAACGCCACCGGCGTGGGCAACAGACCATTCCCGACCTGACACCGCCCCTGAACAGGCGTTCCATAAGCAGAGGGGACGCCGTTACCGGGATTCGGGAATGCGCTGGATCCGTCCAGGAGTGGCGGGACCATCTGCATCAGCACCGGCTGATGCCTTCACCGTTCTACCGCTGGAGCAGGCGATCTGTGATCTCGTAGCGGCCCTTCACGATCGGTGTCCAGATGCCCTGGTGTCCTACGACGACGCTGGCACCTATGGTCATCCCGACCATGTGCGGATGCACCAGGTCGCGCGGGCCGCAGCAGACCGGGCCAGGATACCGTTTATCGAGGTCGCTTCGGAGGAAAACGTTGTGACCGGGTTAGATGCCGCCCCGGTCGCACCACCGCAAGAGGCCAGCTTTGACTGGTACGACTTCCCCGCCACTCTCGATGCGGTGGCTGCGGCGCTATCGTGCTATCGGACCCAGCTCACGGTGCGCGACACCTTCCTGATCAGCCCAGGAGTTGTCCGCGTGCAACATGTTGGCCAGCAGGTACAGGACGTGTGGTGCCGGGCGGGACTTCGGATCGCGCGTTAG
- a CDS encoding superantigen-like protein SSL4, which produces MAGGAAAATASVIGGSLGVAGTVVGSFLMSVVSALALALFSDSVTHGRRLLKQKVLPARLAGDGGSEDDALPLPGADTSAGTGGSASVNTVAGTSAPAASSTRIVRTSSGVVPLSSSPAPGREASHGTASSRDGSSLRRSSGRTTFTASAVTRRRKIASVCALAATMAVVGLLAVFGVQGILGTELSQGTGSIQRAVTGSHIQQRTPSPQEPDTKTQRPDTKGKQPTTQDPTPTEKKPVVPNRDGSQTGKDDPREDTPASPTPSSGTGGESSPKPSPGGTSGDGSNSGGTSSDGSSFGGSSSGGASSGKAPSHAKASTVSGTSNSASANTSRETVTRTVGG; this is translated from the coding sequence GTGGCAGGTGGGGCCGCGGCCGCAACGGCATCCGTGATCGGCGGATCACTCGGCGTTGCAGGAACCGTGGTCGGATCGTTTTTAATGTCGGTGGTTTCGGCGCTTGCTCTCGCCTTGTTCTCCGATTCGGTGACCCATGGCCGACGCTTGCTGAAGCAGAAAGTTTTACCGGCGCGGCTAGCTGGCGACGGCGGCAGCGAGGACGACGCTTTGCCATTGCCGGGTGCCGACACGTCGGCGGGTACTGGCGGCTCGGCGAGCGTGAACACGGTGGCAGGTACGAGCGCACCGGCAGCCTCGTCCACCCGAATCGTGCGTACCAGCAGCGGCGTGGTGCCACTGTCATCCTCACCCGCACCGGGCAGGGAAGCGTCGCACGGCACCGCGTCGTCTCGCGACGGTTCCTCCTTGCGACGCTCCTCAGGGCGCACCACGTTCACCGCGAGCGCAGTAACCCGCCGACGCAAAATTGCGAGCGTTTGCGCGCTAGCCGCCACCATGGCTGTGGTGGGGCTGCTCGCAGTTTTCGGTGTTCAAGGAATTCTTGGTACGGAGTTGTCTCAGGGCACCGGCAGCATTCAACGTGCGGTAACCGGGTCACATATTCAGCAGCGCACGCCCTCGCCGCAGGAGCCCGACACCAAGACGCAGCGCCCGGACACCAAGGGCAAGCAGCCAACCACACAGGATCCGACGCCGACGGAAAAGAAGCCTGTCGTCCCGAACCGTGACGGCTCCCAGACGGGTAAAGACGACCCGCGGGAGGACACTCCGGCGTCACCGACCCCGAGCAGCGGCACGGGAGGAGAAAGCTCGCCTAAACCCTCACCGGGCGGTACTTCTGGCGACGGATCAAACTCTGGTGGAACGTCCTCGGATGGCTCGTCCTTTGGAGGATCCTCGTCCGGAGGAGCATCCAGCGGGAAAGCACCGTCTCACGCGAAAGCCTCCACGGTTTCGGGCACGAGTAATTCGGCGAGCGCTAACACCTCTCGCGAAACCGTGACCCGCACTGTCGGCGGGTAG